A window of Chlorobium phaeobacteroides DSM 266 genomic DNA:
TTATCCCAAGAAAACAGCCCGGATTTTTTCTTGAGCTCCCCGGGTGAGTCGTTCGATCTGGAATTTTTGAATAAAAAGGCAGGATGAGTTGATGTTTTTCATGCAGCAGAGTCAGAATGATGGAAACTGCTGTAAAATACGTTTTCTTATGGTTATTATAACTGCTAACTCCGCTTTATATCAATAAAGATATATCATTCAATAATAAATAAAGGCGCTCTAAAGTATTTAACATTTATACTTACCGTCTATATACCTTGTATCTTTAATTAACTTTAGATAAAGTTTCCTTATAGGCTTCAGCAAAAATAAATAAACAGGCACAAAATATCCATTATTTCTCCATGCTAACATACACTCATAATTAGATAATATTCTATTTATGAGTGATTTACTGCTAACACCACCCGTGTACGCTCTTATAATCAACCTGTCAAACAATACAAATCTCAAGTTATCTTGCAAAAAGAATCGAAGAAACAACTCATAATCACCTGCTATTTTATAATTATTATTATATTTACCTAATTGATTGAAACACTTTTTCTTAATATAAATACTTTGATGTGATGGAAACCACCCGAAATAAATATTTCTTTTATTAAACTCTGGACTAATATTATACATATATACATCATTATTTTTTCCTCTAATCTCACTATGACCATATAAACCATCTATATCATTTGCCTCAAATCTATCAACTATATCACGAATAACATTATCATCATATAATTCATCTCCTGCATGAATTAAACCAATAATATCGCAACTTGAATTATCAATTCCTTTATTTATAGCATCATATATTCCCTTATCTCGTTCACTTATTACAACATCAATTTTATTCCTATAAATATCGACTATATCCATTGTACCATCAGTTGATTTTCCATCAATAATTATATACTCAAACTTAATATCTTTCTGACTCAGCACCGATCGTATAGTTCGTTCTATATTATTTTTATTATTATAACAAATTGTAATTATAGATATTTTCATTATTTTATTTATTAAAAACTATTTTTACAAGTACAGGCATATGAATATTCACAAAAAAACACAAAAACATCTATATTCTGCTTGTTATAAAGTTTATTTCTATTAAGGGAACCTAGAAAAATTGAGTTTTGCAATATTCATTGGCTAATAGTATTAGCCAATGAATATCTAAACGAAAAATCATGGTTCTTCGATAAATTTAAGGCATAAAAGCCTTGTAACAGTTTCAATAGGGCTTACTTACTTTAGGAAAACAGCATAGACATTTTTCTTGAGCTGGATGCACCGCTTTAAATTGTATGTGAGGATGGCCAACCCGATTTTAGCGCTTGCCTTCACATAGCTGATGGTTTTAATCGTCATGGTGTTTGTCATTAAGCTGAAGAATTGCTCGACCCTAGAGCGAACCTTCACCTTTTCGCGATTCTTTGCATGCTGGACTGTAGCGAGCTATTGGTTTCTGGTGGCCTTTTCATGAATTTCGATTTGGCATGCCGCATGATTCGATACTTTCATTCTACGCGATGTATACAGCGTCACTGTATAGCTTTTACACGGCATCATCTTTGTTGATAAACCTTTCTCATGAACTGTCTCATAAGTTACCATATAGGTACTGATGCGCTTGGTACATTGGTCTACTTTGATGTGATTTTATAGCAATGTAAGTTCATCTTGTTCTTCTTGGTTCCCGACTTATCGTCATATAACGGACTTTCTGGTGCATCTTGTTCGTATTTACTTTCCACGATTCAGTGGTCTGGTACTTTTTGATCTGGTAGTTTTCGTTACGGCTATAACGTTACCAAGGGATTTCAGCAAACAGACTCCCGACTTGTCAGGACTGTTCCGATATGTCGGAATTCACAGAACTTCCATATGGTTTGAGCACAAGAAACCATTTGAAACCGAGACGATCGTTAATCTGTAATTCCTTGGCATCATCTGAAAGGCTGTACAGACTCTGCAGGATTAGAATCTTAAACATCATGACCCGATCAAAAGCTGGCCTTTCGACATTAATATGGTTTTCTGTTTTGTTGAAAAGACATCGAGAATCAGAACAAATATTTTCCAGTCGATGTATTGCACCAGTTTCACCAGCGGTTCTTTGATGTTGGTGAGACGTTCGAGCTGGAATTGTTCATCATAAAATCTAGCAGCCTGTCGGCCTTGCGATAGACAGACCTGTTGAAAAAATTATCCTGAAAAACGCCTGAACGTTCATTTTTAGGCTGAAAACCAGTTTGGTGTCAAAAACACGCCATAACAGACCAATTTGACTGCCCTTTTGTGCTTTGCAGGCCACTGATTCACCCTTTTTCGGACGTGGCTTCGCCAATGCGTGCATCCTTTTCAGGTTCCAGGCCATACTGATCAGGTTCCATTCTGATTGGACATTCTTGAGCCCTCGTCGCAAAAACTGCCGATGACCAAGCACCGACTTGATGATACCGAAGACTGGTTCGACCGTGCATTTTCGTTTTGCGTAGGTTTCCTTTCCTTCTGTGGTCTGTAGTCTGTGCTTCATCTTCGTTACCGGATCGGCATCTGCTGCAATGGGTTCCGGTTGCCTGAACCGTTGTTCCAAACTCTGGTTGTGTGCTTCACGAGACAGAGCTATGAGCGGGTTGATTCCTGCAGCTTCACAGGCATCAACGTTGGCTGCGCTGAAGTAGCCGGCATCGGTGATCACTTCTTTTACCTCGCCCAGCTCTCCAGGCAGCTTTGCCAGTTCTGCAATGGCTGGCTCGATCTGCTGCTTGTCATTGGGCTTCCGGGTCATGTGGCAGGCGACAATGAGCAGGGTTGCGATGTCTACACAGGCCTGCGCGTTGTAGGCCTGCATGAAGCCGCCGCCACTGGCCGGCATGATTCTCGATTCTTCGTCGGTCAGGTTGACCTGATCTTTCGGTCGGGGGCCCGGCTCGGGAGCTTTCGGTGGCTTGCCGCCAGGCTTCTTGCCGGTTTTCTCTTTCTTTTCCCTGTCCGCAACCTTTTGTTCATAGAGCTGTTTGTCTTCCTCATATCTTTCTCTGGCTCGCTGGTCGATTTTCTTTTTCACCTCGACGATGGTCTCAAGGCGCTTTTCCCGGATGGTAAGCTCCTCAGGGATACTCATCCCGTCGGGTATCGACGATGCATCGGCCTGATCGGCAAGCAGCCATAACTGTTCGACTTCCGCCTGCAGTTTCTTTTCAAGGTTGCAGGCGTACTGCCAGCTCATCGCCTGATGCTTCGATGCATTGGCTTTGATTTTGGTGCCGTCAAGGCTGACGGCACCAAGCTGCATAAGACCCATTTCATTGGCAATGACAAGAACCCGGATGAAATGGGCTTTCACTTCTGTTGAAAATCTCTGGCGGAACGACGAAATGGTGTCATGATCGGGATGCTGATTGCCGGTAATGTAACGGAACGCTACCGAATCATAGGTCGCCTGTTCCAGCTTTCTGCTGGAACTCACGCCGGTTGCATAGCCATAGACAATAAGGGTGAGCAGCATGGCTGGATCATATGGTTTTGAGCCTCTGCCAGCATAGGAATTTCTCAACGACGAGAGATCGAGTTGACTGACAATATCTACGACAAACCGGGCAAGATGCTCTTTCGGCAGCCAGTCCTGTACCGATGGCGGAAACAGATACGGTGTATCCCTGTCAGGGAGGATAAAATCAGCTCTCATACGTCAGAAAAGTGAATCAGGAAAGGCTATCAAGAGACGGCATAATTCTTATATCTGACAGTAATATAATGCTTTAACATGATTTTTCCTAAGCTTTTCCTTGGTGTTAAGTCCGACAGACTGCTAGTAGATTGATCTTTTTCATATCAGCAGTCTCTGAATGATGGACACTGCGGCAAATAACTTTTTTATGATATTTATAATCGACAATCTATTGATTTTATTAAGGGTATATCATTCGATAATAATTAGATACCCTATAGAGAAAGGGGAATGATCTTGTGATGTGCCACACGTTACGTAACACGGGGAACAAGTATTAAGTGTGTATCGACAAATACATTCAATACGTCCTTTTAGGGATTGTTGCGGTTTTGTTAGCATTGAGAGAATATGTTCAGCTTTATCAATCCATTCGCGCCCCATTTCTTTGTCTATATAATCTATATCGACACCTATATAGACTTACGTTGCGAATTCTGCTGCTGAACCTTTTGCGATCTCGAGAAAACGGATTTGTTTACGGTAAATAAAAAAGCGCTAAAGAGAAAATGTTTGCCCGCGAATTAACGCGAATTTGCGCGAAGGGGAAATTAAGGCTGTTTGTTGTTACCGCTTCGCTGATCCAACATCCAGCCTTGTCTCTGGATTAAGTGACGAATTATAAGAACGATAAAGAGAAGAGTTTTGTCCACGAATTACACGGATTTTCACTAAAGGAAATTGGCAGTTGGTTTTCTCTGGCTTCGCCGATAAAAACAACTGCCGGTTTTTCATTAAGAGGCGAATTGTTTTTTGTCATCTCGACCTTCGGGAGAGATCTCTCTTCTGTTCTTTGCCCCAATTCAGAACTCATTGCTCAGCACTCAGCACTTCCATCCTCCCACATCCTACATTCTTCAACGTAACCCGTAGCACTTAACACGTTCTTGACCCGCTCTTCCCATTACCCATTACCCCCAACTCAGCACTTTTAACAGTTTTCCCGTTTTTTCCATTGCTCTGGACTTTTTTGGGGCGGGAGATGTTGGCGCAGATCTGGCATTCGGTTTCCGATGCGAGGAGATCGGTTGTTTCGGCTGCCGGGTTGTATTCGGGTATTATTTTATTGAGAATGCGCTTGATGTTTTTTACGTCGTTAACCCTGATGGCTACGATGAGTTGCGAGAGTTCGGTATTGAGTTCGCCAATGGGCATGAACTCTTCATACGCCTTGAAAATACGGGGATTGGCCGTCGGGCCGGAGTTGTTGCCGATGAGAAGCTCTTCGTAGAGCTTTTCGCCGGGACGAAGGCCGGTTACCTTTATTTCGATATCGCCGTTCGGGTTTTCATGGTCGCGCACGGAGAGACCGGAGAGCTCCACCATCTTGCGGGCAAGGTCAATGATTTTAACGGGTTTGCCCATTTCGAGCAGATAGAGGTCGCCCCCCGTTGCCATGGCTCCGGCCTGTATGATAAGCTGCGCGGCTTCGGGTATGGTCATGAAGTACCGGGTGATCTCCTCATGCGTGATGGTTATCGCGTTTCCTTCCTTGATCTGCCTGCGGAAGAGCGGTACGACCGAGCCGCTCGAACCAAGAACGTTGCCGAAACGAACCATAGAAAAACAGGTTTTGTGCCCCTGTTCTGCAGCATGCGCCTGCAGCGCCATTTCACAGAGCCGTTTGCTTGCACCCATCACATTGGTTGGCCGTACGGCCTTGTCGGTACTGACCAGCACAAAATTCGAAACCCCCTGACGGATTGCCGCCCGAACAACGCTCAGCGTACCAAAAACGTTATTGCGAACCCCCTCGGCAGGATTGTACTCAACCATCGGCACATGCTTGTAGGCGGCGGCGTGGTAGATGACTTCCGGCTTGAAAACCCGGCATATTTCGGTAATCCGTTCCTCGTCCGTTACATCGCAGAGCAGTGGAACAAACCGGGTTGCCGCCTGGATTTTCTGTGCCCGGGCCTCAACATCGCAGTGAATGGTGTAGAGATTGAGCTCGGTATTGTCAAGCAGCAGAAGGGTTGCCGGATGGGCCTGAAGAAGCTGACGGCAGAGTTCGCTGCCGATGCTTCCGCCCGCTCCCGTTACCAGAACCACCTTTTTCGTAATTGCCCGATGAACCAGTTCATGGTCGATCGGAACAGGGTCGCGACCGAGCAGATCCTCGATCTCAACCTCCTTGATATCCGATATGGTTACCCGTCCATCCGCAAGCTCGTCAACGCCTGGAAGCGTCTGAATGCGAACCGGATAGCGGCGGAAACTTTCGATAATCTCATTCCTGCGGGTTCGGCTTGCCGACGGCATGGCAATGAGCACATTGTTGATTCCCTCCTTCTGAATGAGCCGCTCCGCCTCCCCGGGGTAGTAGACCGGAATGCCGTTCAGCTTGCGACCGTGCAGCTCCTTGCTGTCGTCGAGATAGCCGAGCAGTTCATAGTTCGCCCGTTCCTGCAAGGCCTTGCCTATCTCGGCCCCTGATGAGCCCGCTCCGTAGATCAACAATCTGTCGAGCGAACGCCCTCTCATGCTGTGCGAGGTTGCCGCCGTGTACATAAACCTGACCATGGCCCGGCTGCCCGCCGTCATCAGAAAGAGGAGAATCGGCTGCAGGATCCCGATCGAACGGGGAATGCCGTCGATCTGCATCAACAGCATGATGGAAAAAAAGGCAAATCCGTAGACCAGCATGGCCTTTCCGACCGTAATGAAAACAGAAAAACCACTGTACCGGTGAATGGCATGATAGAGGCCAAACAGGGTAAATATCGGGAGCATAAGTGCCGGCGCCAGCAGGTAGAGCCTGAGGTGCGTGAGATCGGGCAGGCTGATCGATTCGAGTCGTAACGAACAGGCAAGCCAGACCGTTATGAGCGCCGAAAACAGATCGAACCCAACCGCTATCAGCCACTTGACATAGCGAGGCGAATCAAGAATGTACTTCCCGAATAAAAAGATATATCGTTTCACTGCTTGTAACCGTTTTGTCGAACGTTATCGGAGCATCGGACAGGGGGTCGTCCCGTTTTCAGGACGACCTGCCTGCCGGCACTTCCGATTCTGTTACTCTTTGCCCTGAAGGTATCGGATTACTGTTGCTGCTGCTGGTTGCTGCCATTTCCGCCGCCGGTACCACCGCCTGTTGCGCCACCAGTTGAACCACCAGCCGCTCCGCCTGTTGCACCACCAGTTGCACCACCAGTTGCACCACCAGTTGCACCACCAGTTGCACCACCGGTTGCGCCACCGGTTGCGCCACCAACTGCACCGCCTGTTGCTCCACCGGTTGCACCGCCTACTGCGCCACCAACAGCTCCTCCTGTTGCGCCACCGACTGCGCTGCCAACGGCGCTGCCAACGGCTGCTCCAACTCCTCCTGCAAGGGAGCTGGTAACGGCATCAGATAAATTCTCTGCAAAAAGCGGTGAGGAGATAAAAGAGGTACCCATCGCGGCAAGTATAAGTGTACGAACCATTCTTTTTTTCATGAGTGATCTCCTTGAAGGTTAAAGTTTAAAACCGGTACCAACAATAAAGAGGAAACGGACTCCGTCACCGGAGTTGTCGGTGAGATCACCGGCTCCAACTGCTGTTACGATCGGCAGATTGTCTATCCAGAATGTTTTTGCCAAACCGGCATTGAGATTGGTTCCATTCCAGTCGGCAATAACGTTGAATTCGTCGGCAACCTCATAGGCGATATTGCCGAAAACGTAAGTGCCATGTTCTCCTTTGCCTCTTGCAATGTCATCGCCGCTCTTGTCGGCAAAACGGCCGTTGCCTGCTCCAATGCTGAAGTGGAGTCTTGATACGCCGGTAGCAGCATTGATAAATGGCTCAGACTGGACGGACTGGCTGTAGACCGCATAATAGCTTTTACCGGAATCGCTGCCTTCAGAGAGCATGATATTTTCAACACCGACGCCAAAAGAGTTGGCATTGCCAAGGTCACGATGGAGATGGATCGCCATGGAGTAGCGATCCCACTCGCTGAGATCGAGCGAAACAAGACAGACCTGAAGGCCGAGATTTTCCTTCGGGTTACCGATGCCGAAACCAACCACCGCTGCTCCGTCGGAGTCATCGGCATAGGGTGGCGGGCATAGTTCCGCCAACACCCATGAAGACGATATTGTTGGCTGCCCCGCCGCCAACAGGTGTTGTCAGGGACTTGGCGTGACTGTTGGCACGATAGAGTGATGCGGCAACCCCGCAATCGGGTGCATGCAGCATAAACAGCCCGAGCAGGGCTGGCACAAGATACTTTTTTGTTGCGTTCATAATCTTGTTTGTTATATGGTTGTCTTTTCCAATTCTGTTTCTTTTTTGCACTCTTGTTTCATGACCATGCGTCGATGAAGTGATGATCTTGAAGTGGAAGTTGTTGTCCACGAATTGGGATGAAGAGGAAGAGTTTTTTTAGGGAAGCTGGTTAGCTGTTTGGCTGATTAGCAAGAGAGATTGGCTTGATGGCGGGTTAGCTTATTAGCTTAATGGCAAGAAAAGATTTTGGCAGCCTCGCTTTCCCACTATCCCGCCAACTGGCAATCCAGCTATCTCGCTATCAAGCAGATAACACTTTTTTGTAAAACGTCCATAATGCTTTCGACATGTCATCTTTTAGCGTCTCAAGCTCCTTAAAATCAGTTGTATCGATGTATCCTAACCTGTTTGCAAATCCCAGGAGATATTCGGTTTCTGCTAAAGAGCCTATTGCAATATTGAGAAACCTTGCCAGTTCTTTATCCCCTTTCCGCGCATAGCCTTCAACAATATTTGTCGGCACTGACAAGGCTGCCCTTCTGATCTGTGACGTTATGCCGAACAGCTCATCCTTAGGAAACGACCTCGTTTTCAGATAAACTTGATGCGCAAAGGCATCGGCTTTCTGCCAGACGATGAGGTCTTTGTAGGTCATTTTTTGGGAGGCTTGTTGGCTTGATGGCGGGTTAGCTTGTTAGCAAGAGTGATTGGCTTGATGGCGGGTTAGCTTATTAGCTTAATGGCAAGAAAAGATTTTGGCTATTTAGCTATTTGGCCATCTTACAGAACTGCTGGTTTGCTTGTTAGCTTGTTAGCTTAATGGCAAGAAAAGATTTTGGCAGCCTCGCTTTCTGGCAATCCAGCTATCTCGCTATCCAGCTATCTCGCTATCCAGCTATCTCGCTATCCAGCCATCCAGCCATCCAGCTATCCAGCTATCCAGCTATCCAGCCATCCAGCTATCCAGCTATCCCGCTATCCAGCCATCCCGCCCCCTCTTGTCATCTCGACCAACGGGAGAGATCTCTCTTCTGTTCTTTCCTTTAACTCTGAACTCATCGCTCAGCACTATCTTCTTCCCAGTCCCCAGTCCCCAGTACCCTCTACCCACTTTCCACAGCCTACTTTCCACTTTCCTATTACCCTCATTTCTCAGCAACTAACGCGTTCTTTACACGTTTTTCACCTGGTATGAGATGGGGCTTTTTCCTGTTGTCAGGTTTCCCATGGATTGACTACGGCTACTGATAAATCATTGAAGTGCCGGACATTTCGCGTGGCTATCGTCGCATGATTTGCCAATGAAATACCTGCAATAAACGTGTCACGCATATCCACCGAACGACCGCTCGCCTTGCGCTCTGCTGCAAGTTTGGCAGCTTGAGTGGCTGCATTACTATCAAATATAAGTACCCGGTTTTGTAAGTCTTCTTTTAAAAGCTCCTCGAATCGTGCTTGCAATAAATTTTTACGCTGACCAGATGCCATCAAGGCCAAACCATAACGAGCTTCAAACAATGTTATGCTGTTCAGCCAAATCGATTCTGCTGGTTGGTTGTCAAGCCAAGCCACGACCTGCGGGTCAGGTTGTTGCTGCATCAGGGCCGAGAGGACATTGGTGTCGAGAATAATCATACACCAAGATCCATTGGTGTGATGGTATCGCCTCGCAGTTCAGGCAGTGGTTCGAGTAAGCCAACGCTGGCAAAACGTGCCGCTATCCGTGAACCGAGTCTTTGGCGCGTTGGTGAAGCTTCGCTGACGGCAGTACGCAATATCTGACAAACTTCTTCTTCAATGCTCCACCCGTGCTGGGCTGCGCGTGCTTTAAGTCGAATTTTCAGTTCATCTTCAATGTTGCGAATAATAACCTGTGCGATGATACACCTCCAGTTAAGACGGTCTGAGTGAAACGATCGTGTTACGAATGAAGAGGAAAGAGTTGCCGCCGAATTATAAGAAAGAGGAAGAGTTTTGCCCACGAATTAACACGAATTTTCACGAAAGGAAATTAAGGCTGTTTGTGGATTGTGATACTGTGCTCCCCTTTCCTTCTTCAGACGTCGCTATAGCACTTAATACGTTCTTTAGCCTACGAATTTGCGCGAATTAAAGCCTGCTTTAAAGATCGTGTAAAGGTTTTTTATTCATGTATTAATAATGATGTTTTACTGATCTCAATGAATCTGGCTGATTCGAATGCTTCTTCTATATTCGCCATCTCATTTATAATCAATCGCTCAAGCTCGGCATTGCCAATGTTACCTGATGCGACCAACAAAAGGCGCTGTGGTGTATTTCGTAAAAGGTACGATTGGACGAAATCCTCATCTTTCGTGACAACGATACGGCCATCACTGTCTGCAATACGGGCAATTTCAGAATCCTTTGTGCGGTTGCCCAAATCCAGGTCGAGGGTATGCAGTGCATCATGGCCATTTTTCCGTAACCAATTGCAGAGACGACGCGGGAGCTGGGCATCCACAAGAAATTTCACGCGGCAAATCCTTTGATACTCTTGATGTGAGCCAAACGTGCGGCATAAGCAAGAACCGCGAGTATGTCGTCTTTCTGAAGATCCTCATAGTCACCCAGAATGTCATCGATGCTCATTCCGCCTGCAAGCCACTCAAGTACGTTTTCAACGGGATATCGCATCCCGCGAATACATGGCTTCCCATGGCAAATATCCGGATCAATGGTTATACGGTCTATATTTTGCATCGTTGTTATGATTGTGTTAAGACGAAAAGGTAGAGTTTTGCCCACGAATTAACACGAATTTGCACGAAAGGAAATTGGCAGTTGGTTTTCTCTGGCTTGCCGATAAAAACAACTGCCGGTTTTTCGATTAAGAGCGAATTAGGATGAAGAGGAAGAGTTGCCCACGAATTACACGAATTTTCACGAAAAAGAAATTGGCAGTTGGTTTTCTCTGGCTTCGCCGATAAAAACAACTGCCGGTTTTTTGATTAAGAAACGAATTAAGTCTGTTTCGCCATCCAGCTATCCAGCTATCCAGCTATCCAGCCATCCAGCCATCCAGCCATCCAGCCATTTCGCCATCCCGCCCCCTCTTGTCATCTCGACCATCGGGAGAGATCTCTCTTCTGTTGTTTCCCCCAACTCAGAACTCATTGCTCAGCACTCAGCACTTTCTTCTTCCCATTACCCACTTTCCGCTATCTACTTTCTACATCCTGCGTCCCAAGCACTTAACTCGATCTTTAGACCTGGCACATTTTGTCTTTATCCAACTTTCAAGCTGATTACTTCCATCTGACTATGTTTTTTGCGGGCTTCATCCACAATTTGTTCAATCTCGGCAGCCACGCTATCGTCAATCCAGTCAGCGCCACAAAGCGCACAGAGTGTCGCAGGAACATCTCTGACTACAACAAGTCCGTATCCAAGCTCAACAGTCATTGTTGTTTTTCCTGAAATTTTTTCGCCACCACATAATGGGCAGCAAGTACTTGTGCTTGTGCCGATCATTTCTTTCTTCTTGTTTTCAAATTCGATTCAAAATATTTCAAATCAGGCCTGTAAACGGTAATGATAAAACATGTGCCACTTTTATCATCATATGCAGCAACGACATGTATTACATCACCATCATCCTGACCGTAAACAAGGAAGCTTGAATATGGTTTATCCCCCGGATAAGCATCTATGATCTCTCCGGAAAGCAATATATTTTTAACTCTTTTTCTGCTGATGCCCCTTTCAAGCATTCGTTCAAGCGCGTGTTTCTGCCACTCAATATTTCCTGTGCTAACTGCAGTTCTGATTTTTTCAATCACGAAACATTCACATTAAACATGTTCTTCCCAGTCCACGGATTGAGACGAATGGGGATGAAGAGAAGAGTTTGCCCGCGAATTTTCACGGATTTTCACGAATTGGCGGCCGGTTTGCCCGGCTTCTCTGTTCAAAACAGCCGCCGGCGTATATATACTGCGTTTTTTCAGGTTTTCTTCTTTTTTATCATGTGTTTAAATTTTAACAAGCGAAATTGAGTTCTATTGATGTTTCGGTATCACTTGTTTGAAGATCGTCGTCAAAAATGTCGGTAATGAGTTCTCCGCTCTTTTGCATCAGCGTTTTTTGCTCTGCTTTGTCCTGGGCGAGTGATAACTTTTTGATGCTTCTTGAAAGCTCTCTGATTTTTGAAAATGTCTCTATGATAGATATCGTAGCCTGTACTGCCTGTGGACTTTTCAGTATCGTGGCAAGCATATACAATCCTTTTTCAGTAAACGCTTTGGGATTTACCGTAGAGTGCTTGAGTTTCTCGAACCGGTGGAAATTTTCCACCAGTTCATTTTTTTCCGGCTTTGAGAGCTTAAGGATATATCCTGTCGGAAATTTATCAGGATTATTCGTTACAGCTTTATTGATATCTCTGGTTTCAACCCCATATATCTGAGCAACATCACTGTCAAGCAATACACTTTCCTCTCTTATTTCAATGATGAGTTCTTTTAATTGCTCTATTTTTACTATATCACTCATTAAACAAGGATCGTTTTAACGTGCGGCGATGGGAGTATCGAGCGCTTCGTGCTCGGGAGTATGCTCGCTACCGCATCGCGGAGTATAGCTCGCTTCGCTTTGCTGGAGTATCGCTTCGCGAGAGAAGATGTGAGGTATTCTTATGCAGCGCGGAGCGCTATACTCCCATTTGCGAAGCAAATGATACTCCCGGGCGTACCCGTCCGATATTCCAGCGAAGCGATACTCCTTTTTCTGCCCACGAATTTACACGAAAAGAGAATTGGCAGTTGGTTTTCTCTGGCTTCGCCGATAAAAACATCTGCCCGTTTTTTGATTAAGAGACGAATTAAAGCTATCTCGCTATCCAGCCATCCTGCTATCCAGCTATCCAGCTATCCAGCTATCCAGCTATCCAGCTATCCAGCTATCCAGCTATCCAGCTATCCAGCTATCCAGCTATCCAGCTATCCAGCTATCCAGCTATCCAGCTATCCAGCTATCCAGCTATCCAGCTATCCAGCTATCCAGCTATCCAGCCATCCTGCTATCCTGCCTGCGAATTGGGATGAAGAGGAAGAGTTGCCCACGAATTACACGAATTTGCACGAAAAGAGAATTAAGGCTGTTTGTTGTTTCCGCTTCGCTGCTACAACATCCAGCCTTGTCTTTGGATTAAGAGACGAATTTCGTGTGATTGTGATACTGTGCTTCCTTTCTTGTCATCCCTGACGCTCCCTCTTGTCATCTCGACCATCGGGAGAGATCTCTCTTCTGTTCTTTCCCCAACTCAGAACTCATTGCTCAGCACAATCTTCTTCCCATTACCCAGTACCCACTTTCCACTACCCACTTTCCTCAGCCTACTTTCCACTACCCTCGTTCTTCAGTACACGAATTCACAAAGATTGGCTCTTGTTAATTGGGAGTAAGATCCAGTGTTTGCACTCTCAACTCTTCAATACCTGAAAATATTTGGTCGTTGGTTAACAGAATCGCATTGTTTATGATTGCCGTTGCCGCAATCACTGCGTCCGGTAGTTTTAGTTTATTATTTTTTTTGCGTAGTTCAATGGTCACTCTGCTTACTTCATCGTTTAACGGTATCTGTTCGAGTTCTCGCAACAATTCATGTATTTTTTGCTCTTCACTCTCGGATAGCGAAGAAAATGAGAGCAACTCGATTTTAGAAATAACTGAAACGG
This region includes:
- a CDS encoding glycosyltransferase family 2 protein — encoded protein: MKISIITICYNNKNNIERTIRSVLSQKDIKFEYIIIDGKSTDGTMDIVDIYRNKIDVVISERDKGIYDAINKGIDNSSCDIIGLIHAGDELYDDNVIRDIVDRFEANDIDGLYGHSEIRGKNNDVYMYNISPEFNKRNIYFGWFPSHQSIYIKKKCFNQLGKYNNNYKIAGDYELFLRFFLQDNLRFVLFDRLIIRAYTGGVSSKSLINRILSNYECMLAWRNNGYFVPVYLFLLKPIRKLYLKLIKDTRYIDGKYKC
- a CDS encoding polysaccharide biosynthesis protein; translated protein: MKRYIFLFGKYILDSPRYVKWLIAVGFDLFSALITVWLACSLRLESISLPDLTHLRLYLLAPALMLPIFTLFGLYHAIHRYSGFSVFITVGKAMLVYGFAFFSIMLLMQIDGIPRSIGILQPILLFLMTAGSRAMVRFMYTAATSHSMRGRSLDRLLIYGAGSSGAEIGKALQERANYELLGYLDDSKELHGRKLNGIPVYYPGEAERLIQKEGINNVLIAMPSASRTRRNEIIESFRRYPVRIQTLPGVDELADGRVTISDIKEVEIEDLLGRDPVPIDHELVHRAITKKVVLVTGAGGSIGSELCRQLLQAHPATLLLLDNTELNLYTIHCDVEARAQKIQAATRFVPLLCDVTDEERITEICRVFKPEVIYHAAAYKHVPMVEYNPAEGVRNNVFGTLSVVRAAIRQGVSNFVLVSTDKAVRPTNVMGASKRLCEMALQAHAAEQGHKTCFSMVRFGNVLGSSGSVVPLFRRQIKEGNAITITHEEITRYFMTIPEAAQLIIQAGAMATGGDLYLLEMGKPVKIIDLARKMVELSGLSVRDHENPNGDIEIKVTGLRPGEKLYEELLIGNNSGPTANPRIFKAYEEFMPIGELNTELSQLIVAIRVNDVKNIKRILNKIIPEYNPAAETTDLLASETECQICANISRPKKVQSNGKNGKTVKSAELGVMGNGKSGSRTC
- a CDS encoding four helix bundle protein, producing MTYKDLIVWQKADAFAHQVYLKTRSFPKDELFGITSQIRRAALSVPTNIVEGYARKGDKELARFLNIAIGSLAETEYLLGFANRLGYIDTTDFKELETLKDDMSKALWTFYKKVLSA
- a CDS encoding type II toxin-antitoxin system VapC family toxin → MIILDTNVLSALMQQQPDPQVVAWLDNQPAESIWLNSITLFEARYGLALMASGQRKNLLQARFEELLKEDLQNRVLIFDSNAATQAAKLAAERKASGRSVDMRDTFIAGISLANHATIATRNVRHFNDLSVAVVNPWET
- a CDS encoding FitA-like ribbon-helix-helix domain-containing protein, with translation MGKTLPLSYNSAATLSSSFVTRSFHSDRLNWRCIIAQVIIRNIEDELKIRLKARAAQHGWSIEEEVCQILRTAVSEASPTRQRLGSRIAARFASVGLLEPLPELRGDTITPMDLGV
- a CDS encoding DUF5615 family PIN-like protein — translated: MKFLVDAQLPRRLCNWLRKNGHDALHTLDLDLGNRTKDSEIARIADSDGRIVVTKDEDFVQSYLLRNTPQRLLLVASGNIGNAELERLIINEMANIEEAFESARFIEISKTSLLIHE
- a CDS encoding DUF433 domain-containing protein translates to MQNIDRITIDPDICHGKPCIRGMRYPVENVLEWLAGGMSIDDILGDYEDLQKDDILAVLAYAARLAHIKSIKGFAA
- a CDS encoding type II toxin-antitoxin system MqsA family antitoxin; protein product: MIGTSTSTCCPLCGGEKISGKTTMTVELGYGLVVVRDVPATLCALCGADWIDDSVAAEIEQIVDEARKKHSQMEVISLKVG
- a CDS encoding DUF4258 domain-containing protein, giving the protein MIEKIRTAVSTGNIEWQKHALERMLERGISRKRVKNILLSGEIIDAYPGDKPYSSFLVYGQDDGDVIHVVAAYDDKSGTCFIITVYRPDLKYFESNLKTRRKK
- a CDS encoding type II toxin-antitoxin system VapC family toxin, which encodes MSNRYVLDTNAVIYLLNGRLAFQLPEGEFAVSVISKIELLSFSSLSESEEQKIHELLRELEQIPLNDEVSRVTIELRKKNNKLKLPDAVIAATAIINNAILLTNDQIFSGIEELRVQTLDLTPN